One Ricinus communis isolate WT05 ecotype wild-type chromosome 2, ASM1957865v1, whole genome shotgun sequence DNA segment encodes these proteins:
- the LOC8288516 gene encoding uncharacterized protein LOC8288516, which translates to MASSFDRWEKDPFFSAAEEVQESANRMESAYRTWMHSKKQESSMWNSDELRRDLRTALGTTKWQLDEFQRAVSSSYIKSSTEDARDRHRDFIIAIEDQILKIEYSLQECSLPEGNSPLPWVRLDEGECNELALFLSGSSEFGDSTNLIKHSRDDKKQQGMNNEMTADCLKSSDHVVEKPHGHRRTASASADIGAWKIAIAEVNCPLDGCNVQPLQPPRKVPSFSGFLSSMEYAPKFKWPKNGVRKWKAMDVNQDSDAAPLRSSQMTKGIHACYEKSKSCLDGCDECYDKQLYGWYGVTQRLLQRSQYQMQYGRPVQVVIWTVLLLCLIVLFVLRAL; encoded by the exons atggcTTCGAGTTTTGATCGCTGGGAGAAGGATCCCTTCTTTTCTGCGGCGGAGGAAGTTCAAGAATCGGCCAACAG GATGGAATCGGCGTATAGAACATGGATGCACTCAAAGAAACAAGAGTCAAGTATGTGGAACTCTGATGAACTCCGTCGTGACCTGCGGACTGCCCTTGGCACCACCAAATGGCAG CTAGATGAGTTTCAAAGGGCTGTCAGCTCTAGTTACATCAAAAGCTCTACTGAGGATGCAAGAGATAGACATCgcgattttattattgcaatTGAGGaccaaattttgaaaattgaatATTCCTTACAGGAATGCTCGCTTCCTGAAGGCAATTCACCATTGCCTTGGGTGCGATTGGATGAAGGCGAATGTAATGAGCTTGCATTGTTTTTGTCTGGTTCATCAGAATTTGGAGACAGTACTAATCTGATAAAGCATAGCAGAGATGACAAGAAACAACAAGGGATGAATAATGAAATGACTGCTGATTGTTTGAAGAGCTCAGACCATGTTGTCGAGAAGCCTCACGGGCATAGGAGGACAGCCAGTGCTAGTGCTGACATCGGTGCTTGGAAGATTGCAATTGCTGAAGTTAACTGTCCTTTAGATGGTTGTAATGTGCAGCCCCTACAACCCCCACGAAAGGTACCTAGCTTCTCAGGATTCTTAAGTTCCATGGAATATGCACCAAAATTCAAGTGGCCAAAGAATGGTGTTAGGAAATGGAAGGCGATGGATGTTAATCAAGATTCTGATGCTGCACCATTGCGATCTTCACAGATGACCAAG GGCATCCATGCTTGTTATGAGAAGAGTAAGAGCTGTCTGGATGGCTGCGATGAATGTTATGATAAGCAACTTTATGGGTGGTACGGAGTTACACAGAGATTGCTTCAGCGGTCTCAGTATCAAATGCAATATGGTCGACCTGTTCAAGTGGTTATTTGGACTGTTCTTCTCCTTTGCTTAATTG TGTTATTTGTATTGCGTGCATTGTAA
- the LOC8288515 gene encoding protein arginine N-methyltransferase 2: MDDNDKLLCEASKSGGIDKVKSLINSGADVSYFDSDGFTPLMHAAKLGHSAVVKSLLEAGAPWNALSPSNLSAGDLAMEEGHQEAFEILLSAGIQSELILGTIARKENENGDSDRDYLEDRVNFSEDKLMDADSKAVMMAWEKPLMEAHAKAVCSAGGHVLNIGFGMGLVDTAIQQYSPATHTIVEAHPEVYERMIRDGWGEKDNVKIVFGRWQDVLSQLGTYDGIFFDTYGEYYEDLREFHQHLPVLLKPGGIYSFFNGLCGGNAFFHVVYCNLVSLELENLGYSTQLIPLPVKDCLAEEVWEGVRHKYWQLDTYYLPVCQSIQDSE; encoded by the exons ATGGACGACAACGACAAACTCCTCTGCGAGGCATCAAAAAGCGGTGGGATAGACAAAGTCAAATCTCTCATAAACTCAGGAGCCGATGTTTCCTACTTTGACAGCGATGGCTTCACTCCACTCATGCACGCTGCCAAGCTCGGCCACTCCGCTGTTGTCAAGTCCCTTCTGGAGGCCGGTGCTCCCTGGAACGCACTTTCTCCTTCAAATCTCTCCGCCGGCGACTTAGCGATGGAGGAAGGTCACCAAGAAGCCTTCGAAATCCTCCTCAGTGCCG GAATTCAATCTGAGTTAATACTGGGAACAATTGctaggaaagaaaatgaaaatggcGATTCTGATAGGGATTATTTGGAAGACAGGGTTAATTTCAGCGAGGATAAGCTGATGGATGCGGATAGCAAAGCTGTTATGATGGCTTGGGAGAAACCACTAATGGAGGCACATGCTAAGGCTGTTTGCTCTGCAGGTGGTCACGTGTTAAATATTGGATTTGGAATGGGTCTAGTTGATACTGCCATTCAGCAGTATAGTCCAGCTACTCACACAATTGTTGAGGCGCATCCAGAGGTTTATGAACGTATGATCCGTGATGGTTGGGGTGAGAAAGATAATGTTAAGATCGTATTTGGTCGGTGGCAAGATGTTCTTTCTCAACTTGGAACTTATGATg GTATTTTCTTTGACACTTATGGAGAGTATTACGAGGATCTGAGAGAATTCCATCAACATCTTCCTGTATTGTTGAAACCTGGAGGAATTTACTCATTCTTCAATGGACTTTGCGGAGGTAATGCATTCTTCCATGTTGTTTACTGTAATCTAGTTTCTCTAGAACTCGAGAATTTGGGCTACTCTACCCAGTTGATTCCCTTGCCTGTTAAGGATTGTTTGGCAGAAGAAGTTTGGGAAGGTGTGAGACACAAGTATTGGCAGCTTGATACATATTACCTTCCTGTTTGTCAGTCTATACAAGATTCTGAATGA
- the LOC8288514 gene encoding subtilisin-like protease SBT1.7: MKLLSFRLQLLVAALLCFCYMHVIAGVKSSQSKNTYIIHMDKSYMPASFDDHLQWYDSSLKSVSESADMLYDYNNVIHGFSTRLTSEEAELLEKQEGIISVLPEMIYELHTTRTPEFLGLGKSEAFFPTSDSVSEVVVGVLDTGVWPEAKSFDDTGLGPIPRTWKGECETGKNFNSSSCNRKLIGARFFSKGYEAAFGPVDETVESRSPRDDDGHGTHTSTTAAGSAVSGASLFGFATGIARGMATQARVAAYKVCWLGGCFGSDIVAAMDKAVEDGVNVISMSIGGGLSDYYRDIVAIGAFTATAQGILVSCSAGNGGPSQGSLSNIAPWITTVGAGTLDRDFPAYVRLGNGKNFSGASLYSGKPLSDSLVPLVSAGNASNATSGSLCMSGTLIPTKVAGKIVICDRGGNSRVQKGLEVKNAGGIGMILANTELYGDELVADAHLLPTAAVGQTSADVIKRYAFSDLKPTATIAFGGTHIGVEPSPVVAAFSSRGPNLVTPEILKPDIIAPGVNILAGWTGAAGPTGLTDDTRRVSFNIISGTSMSCPHVSGLAAFIKAAHQDWSPAAIRSALMTTAYTAYKSGKTILDVSTGQPATPFDYGAGHVNPLAALDPGLVYDATVEDYLGFLCALNYSAAQIKAVINRDFTCDPAKKYSLGDLNYPSFSVPLETASGKGGGAGVTSTVKYTRTLTNVGTPATYKVSVSSETPSVKISVEPESLSFSEQYEKKIYTVTFSATSLPSGTTNFARLEWSSGKHVVGSPIAFSWT, encoded by the coding sequence ATGAAGCTATTGAGTTTCAGGCTTCAACTTTTGGTGGCAGCACTTCTGTGCTTTTGTTACATGCATGTGATAGCAGGAGTAAAGAGCTCGCAATCCAAGAACACTTACATAATTCACATGGACAAATCCTATATGCCAGCAAGTTTCGATGATCACCTCCAATGGTATGATTCCTCTTTAAAATCAGTATCAGAATCTGCTGACATGCTGTATGATTACAACAACGTAATCCATGGCTTTTCCACGAGGCTCACATCTGAAGAAGCTGAATTACTTGAAAAACAAGAAGGAATTATCTCCGTATTGCCTGAAATGATATACGagctgcatacaactcgaacTCCCGAGTTTCTTGGATTAGGAAAGAGTGAAGCTTTCTTCCCTACATCTGATTCAGTTAGCGAGGTGGTTGTTGGAGTGCTAGACACTGGTGTCTGGCCAGAAGCAAAAAGCTTTGACGACACAGGTCTTGGCCCCATTCCGCGTACCTGGAAAGGCGAGTGTGAGACAGGCAAGAACTTCAATTCATCAAGCTGTAACCGGAAACTGATTGGAGCAAGATTCTTCTCAAAAGGGTATGAAGCAGCATTTGGACCTGTTGATGAGACAGTGGAATCAAGGTCCCCCAGAGATGACGATGGCCATGGAACTCACACTTCAACTACAGCAGCTGGGTCAGCTGTCTCAGGAGCTAGCCTATTTGGTTTCGCTACTGGGATAGCACGTGGGATGGCCACACAAGCTCGTGTAGCAGCTTACAAGGTGTGCTGGCTTGGTGGGTGTTTTGGCTCTGATATTGTAGCAGCCATGGATAAGGCAGTTGAAGATGGCGTGAATGTCATATCCATGTCAATTGGCGGAGGACTTTCAGATTATTACAGAGATATTGTTGCAATTGGAGCTTTCACAGCAACAGCACAAGGAATTTTGGTTTCATGTTCTGCAGGAAATGGTGGACCAAGTCAGGGCAGTTTGTCCAATATTGCTCCTTGGATAACCACTGTAGGCGCTGGAACCTTGGACAGAGATTTTCCAGCTTATGTAAGGCTTGGAAATGGGAAGAACTTCTCAGGCGCTTCGCTTTACAGTGGAAAGCCATTATCTGATTCATTGGTGCCACTGGTTTCTGCTGGTAATGCAAGTAATGCGACAAGTGGTTCTCTTTGTATGTCAGGTACTCTGATTCCTACAAAAGTTGCTGGAAAGATTGTGATTTGTGATCGAGGGGGAAACAGTAGGGTGCAAAAGGGTTTGGAGGTGAAAAATGCTGGTGGGATAGGTATGATTTTAGCGAACACAGAGTTGTATGGAGACGAGTTAGTTGCAGATGCACATCTCCTGCCAACAGCTGCTGTGGGCCAAACTAGTGCTGATGTTATAAAAAGATATGCCTTCTCTGATCTTAAGCCAACAGCCACTATTGCATTTGGAGGCACACACATAGGAGTTGAACCTTCACCAGTTGTAGCAGCATTCAGTTCTAGAGGCCCCAATCTGGTTACCCCAGAGATACTCAAACCGGACATCATAGCTCCAGGAGTCAATATACTAGCTGGTTGGACTGGTGCAGCTGGTCCAACAGGGCTAACAGATGACACCAGGCGGGTGAGCTTCAATATCATTTCTGGTACATCGATGTCCTGTCCGCATGTCAGTGGGTTAGCCGCATTCATCAAAGCTGCTCACCAAGATTGGAGCCCAGCAGCCATTAGGTCTGCCCTCATGACCACAGCCTATACAGCATACAAAAGCGGGAAAACCATACTGGACGTTTCTACGGGGCAACCAGCAACACCATTTGATTATGGTGCTGGACATGTAAATCCACTAGCGGCCCTTGATCCTGGCCTTGTATACGATGCCACAGTAGAAGACTACCTAGGCTTCCTCTGTGCATTAAACTACAGTGCCGCCCAAATAAAGGCTGTCATAAACAGAGATTTCACCTGCGACCCAGCTAAGAAATACAGTCTGGGTGATCTCAATTACCCATCTTTCTCTGTTCCCCTTGAAACTGCTTCAGGAAAAGGAGGTGGTGCTGGCGTAACAAGCACTGTGAAGTACACCAGAACTTTGACTAATGTGGGGACTCCTGCAACATATAAGGTTTCAGTGTCTTCAGAGACTCCATCAGTGAAGATCTCAGTTGAGCCAGAATCACTCAGTTTCAGCgaacaatatgagaaaaagatttACACGGTAACATTCTCTGCTACTTCTCTGCCATCTGGTACAACCAACTTTGCTCGTCTGGAATGGTCGAGTGGAAAACATGTGGTTGGCAGCCCAATAGCTTTCAGCTGGACATAA